The genomic region GAGCCTTTATGCTCCGGCGATTAATGATCTCAAATTTAAAACCTTCATAAAGTCTGAGCTGAACCGGTATAAAGAATTAAAAGCTAGTTCCAATCGATTTAATCACGTATTTCTTGCCATTACCAAAAAATGTCCATTGCAATGCGAACATTGCTACGAATGGGATCGTTTAAATAAAAATGAAAAATTTAATGAAGATAAATTAAATTTCACTCTTAAAAAGTTGGAGAAAGAAGGTGTTTCACAAATATATCTTACAGGTGGTGAACCACTCATAAAATTTAATACAATCCTCAACCTTTTAAAAAATGCCGATCCTAAAACGGAACTCTGGATAAATACTTCAGGATACCAGCTAACCAATGAAAGAGCCCGAAAATTAAAAAGTTCGGGATTAACGGGTGTATTCATAAGCCTTGATCATTACCTTGAGGAAGAACACAATAACTTCAGAAAAAACAGCAGATCCTTCTACTGGGTGATGCAGGGAACCCAAAATTCCCTTAGGAATGGATTAGTAGTAACACTCTCCTTATGCGTTAGAAAAGAATTTTTAAAGGATAAGAACCTTGCAAATTATATGGATCTTGCCAGAAAACTTGGTGTATCCTTTGTTCAGTTTATAGAACCTAAAGCCGTGGGCCATTATAAAAACACAGATATTTCTTTAAAAAAAGAGCAAGTTGAAAAATTGGAATCATTTTTTGAAACCTACAACTTTGATGAAGCATATACTACTTTTCCACTAATTTGCTATCATGAATATTATCAACGGAGATCTGGCTGCCTGAATACGAATAATCGTGGGCTTTATATAGATCCTGATGGTGGAATAAACCCCTGCCCTTTTTGTCATAAAGTTTCAGGAAATATCTTGAATGATGATTTTGAAGAATCATTAAAAACCCTCAGACAGAATGGGTGTCAGCAATTCTGATTAACTGATAATTATCCTCAAGTACTCCCTAAACTTTCACGAATCCCAGACGCTTAAAGATCTGTGAGATAACCAGCGACGCAAATGCAAAAACCACGATTATAATTAATTGGTCTAAGGTCATACTTGTTAAAGACAGGGTTTCTCTAAGAAAGGGTATAAAATATCCCAGGGAGGTAATAAAAATCGAAACTAATAAAGAAAGCCAGACCCAGGGATTAGCAGTTACCTCGTTAATGAAAAATGATTCCCTGGCCGGTGGTAAATTGAAGACATTAAACAATTGCGCCATAACCAAGGTGTAGAAAGCCATATTATTCACTTTGATATCAGATAAATTTAAGCGGTAATGAGCGTAGATTACAACACCAATTACTACAAGGGTTATGGATAAACCATAAAGCACAGTGGCCTTCCAATGCTTTTTGGTTAATATTGGTTCATCTGCATCCCTTGGCCGCATTCTCATAATGTTTTTACTCCCCTTACCCATTCCAAGTGCAAGCGCTGGAAAGATATCTGTGATAAGGTTTAAATAAAGAATTTGCAGAGGAAGTAACGGCAATGGTACATTAATTACAGATGCTGCTGCTACTGAAATTACCTCAGCCAGATTACATGAGATTAAAAAAATAACGAAATACCTGATATTCTCAAAAATTGCCCTGCCCTGATGAATAGCCTGTTTAAGAGCGGTGAATTTATCATCCATTAAAATAACATCAGCTACCTCCCTGGCGGCTTCGGTACCGCGAATACCCATTGAAATACCAATGTCAGCGGTTTGTAATGCAGGGGCATCATTGATGCCATCTCCTAGCATACCCACTACTCCACGATGTTGCTGATAGAACCTCACCAGGTGTAATTTTTGCTCCGGAAGCATTCTGGCAAAAACAGAAGCTTTCAGTAAGAGCTCCTCCTCATTTGGCTCTATATTTTCAAATTTGGAATAATCAGATCCCAGAATCGTTTGTGAATTTGATTCCTCCCTACTTACCAAACCTATTTCCTGGGCTATTTTTCTTGAAGTTCCAGGGTGATCTCCGGTAATCATCTTTACCTGAATTCCGGCATCATGGTAAGTTTTAATTGCCTGGGCAATATCATTTCTGGGAGGATCAATGAAGCCGGCAATTCCTATTAAAATGAGATCCTTTAATAAAGTGTCTTCTTCAGGAATTTGGTTAGTTCTTTTATCTGCAAAAGCTAACACCCTTAACCCATCCTCTGCCATTTTATCTGCATGAGAATACCATTCATTTTTATCTTCAATCATTTCCTCCTGTCCATTTTTCAGAACCTTATCGCAATATTTCAGAATACTTTCAGGAGCTCCTTTAACGCAGCTAATAAAACTGTCACCTTCCCTATTCACCGTGGCCATTAGTTTAAGATTTGAATCAAAAGGAAGCTCATGAACCTCGGGATATTTTTTAATAATAGCACTAAAATTACAGCCTGCATTCTTTGCGAATTCCACTAAGGCGAGATCAATGGCATCTGCACTTCCATTGGAGTGTTTAGTATTTGCACTATTACACAGGACTGCCACATTTATAAATCGATCGAGACCGAAATCTTCGTTTAGATCCTTACATTTTTTACTGTCGATTATTTCAGTAGCATCAACTTCTGAACCTTTAAAAATGATCTTTTTAACGGTCATTTTATCTTCAGTAAGAGTTCCGGTTTTGTCTGTGCAAATAATGTTAGTCTCTCCAAGGGTTTGCACAGCTTCCAGTTTTTTAATCACTACTTTCTTCTTAGACAATTTCAGCATGCCCCTGGCCAGGGTAATAGTAGCAACCACCGGAAGACCTTCAGGAATTGCCGCTACGGCAAGAGCGATCCCTGTCTTTATCATTAAAACAGGATCATTGGAACTAAGAAACCCTGAAAGTCCTATTAAAACTGCTAGAACTAAGGTGAACAGGATAAGCCAGTGAGTTAAGGAATTTAGCTTTTTTTCAAGTGGTGTTCGTTTATGCTCTGTTTCCCTTGCCAGGGAACTAATTTGTCCTATTGCAGTCTTATCCCCGGTCGCGATGACTACCGCTTTTGCATTTCCTCTAGCTATAATAGTTCCGTTAAATACCATATTCTTCCGGTCGGTTATTCGCGTATTCACAGGAAGTTCATCAAGGCCTTTTTGTACAGGTTCACTTTCACCGGTAAGCATAGATTCTTTTAAGGAAAGTCTTGTTTGTTCTATTAAACGGGCATCGGCAGGTACAACATCACCGGCTTTAATCAAAATAATATCACCTGGCACCAGTAACCTGGAAGGCATAGTTTTTTCCTTACCGTCCCTGATGACGACAGATAATGTCTGAACCATTTTCTGTAGGGATTCTATAGATCGAATGGCCTGCCACTCCATAAAAAATCCTATCAAAGCCGTGATAAGTATCACAAATAAAATAGCGATCCCTTCTAAAACTTCACTAAAAAGAAAAGCTAGGATCATGGCTGCGAAAAGGATATAAATTATAGGACTCAGAAGCTGGTCTACGAAGATTTTTAGGATAGATTTTGGCTTTTTCCTGGTAAGTATGTTTTCACCAGTAGATTTAATTCTATTTGCCGCTACATTATCTCCCAGACCTTTTTCTGAACTGGAATTCAAAAGCTCTAAAACTTTTTCTACAGGAATAGAATGGGCATCTGTTATCATGAGAAAAGTCAATTAGATAGACGTTCTGTTTCTGCAAAATATAGTACGGGATCAATAAATATCCTTAATGATATTTTATCAAGCCTGAAAGAAAACCCAATATTTAAAAAGCTTTTTTTCATGATCAATAATTAATGCCTCGGTAGATTTTGTAATACAAAAAATGGAATCTGAACTTCCAGACCAATCTTTTCAATTTTTGAATCATACAGAATACTTTCCAGATAGGAATGCCTGGAATTTACCATGATAAGCATATCTGGCTTATTTTTCTCGATATAATCATTGATAGCGCCGGTAATATCGCTCCCATGTATTTGGGTAAAATCAACTTCTACTCCGGAAAAAACTGAATCAAAAAATGCTTTATTATTTTTTTGCCTTAGAGAAAGTCCGTTGTTGCATGAAACATACATAAGGTGAATT from Gramella sp. MT6 harbors:
- a CDS encoding cation-transporting P-type ATPase — encoded protein: MITDAHSIPVEKVLELLNSSSEKGLGDNVAANRIKSTGENILTRKKPKSILKIFVDQLLSPIIYILFAAMILAFLFSEVLEGIAILFVILITALIGFFMEWQAIRSIESLQKMVQTLSVVIRDGKEKTMPSRLLVPGDIILIKAGDVVPADARLIEQTRLSLKESMLTGESEPVQKGLDELPVNTRITDRKNMVFNGTIIARGNAKAVVIATGDKTAIGQISSLARETEHKRTPLEKKLNSLTHWLILFTLVLAVLIGLSGFLSSNDPVLMIKTGIALAVAAIPEGLPVVATITLARGMLKLSKKKVVIKKLEAVQTLGETNIICTDKTGTLTEDKMTVKKIIFKGSEVDATEIIDSKKCKDLNEDFGLDRFINVAVLCNSANTKHSNGSADAIDLALVEFAKNAGCNFSAIIKKYPEVHELPFDSNLKLMATVNREGDSFISCVKGAPESILKYCDKVLKNGQEEMIEDKNEWYSHADKMAEDGLRVLAFADKRTNQIPEEDTLLKDLILIGIAGFIDPPRNDIAQAIKTYHDAGIQVKMITGDHPGTSRKIAQEIGLVSREESNSQTILGSDYSKFENIEPNEEELLLKASVFARMLPEQKLHLVRFYQQHRGVVGMLGDGINDAPALQTADIGISMGIRGTEAAREVADVILMDDKFTALKQAIHQGRAIFENIRYFVIFLISCNLAEVISVAAASVINVPLPLLPLQILYLNLITDIFPALALGMGKGSKNIMRMRPRDADEPILTKKHWKATVLYGLSITLVVIGVVIYAHYRLNLSDIKVNNMAFYTLVMAQLFNVFNLPPARESFFINEVTANPWVWLSLLVSIFITSLGYFIPFLRETLSLTSMTLDQLIIIVVFAFASLVISQIFKRLGFVKV
- a CDS encoding radical SAM protein, with protein sequence MRSNAPNCTSYIPEVNNLDVLELEEFVLPESVNVTGWKKSLVLLYSKFLVLQALIESYRNPVMWFKGFRYLYSLREKFFGNSEVKKICKVRDKYYSSLYAPAINDLKFKTFIKSELNRYKELKASSNRFNHVFLAITKKCPLQCEHCYEWDRLNKNEKFNEDKLNFTLKKLEKEGVSQIYLTGGEPLIKFNTILNLLKNADPKTELWINTSGYQLTNERARKLKSSGLTGVFISLDHYLEEEHNNFRKNSRSFYWVMQGTQNSLRNGLVVTLSLCVRKEFLKDKNLANYMDLARKLGVSFVQFIEPKAVGHYKNTDISLKKEQVEKLESFFETYNFDEAYTTFPLICYHEYYQRRSGCLNTNNRGLYIDPDGGINPCPFCHKVSGNILNDDFEESLKTLRQNGCQQF